Within Vicia villosa cultivar HV-30 ecotype Madison, WI linkage group LG1, Vvil1.0, whole genome shotgun sequence, the genomic segment ctgatttacgcaaatatatgccttatttgtttagtataggatTGGGGGTGTTACAACGAGCGTGATAAACAGAGGCAGTGGCATTTTGGTTGTACGGTAATCGGTCATACTATTTGCCGTAACCAGTTACCACTACAactgtcaaagtttaatttgacaccaaataaACATAATTCTCCAATGATTCACCTTAATTGATTTTGTATGTTCTAACATTTGACATCAAATGCCTTGGTTCTGATCCAATTCCGCTACAACAATGAGTATCGTTTCCAACAATCGAATTCCCACCAACCTATTGATTCTTGTTTCGAAGAATTATGAGAAGTGGTCCAAACAAATGAAAGTTTTGTTTGGGTATCAAGAAGTTATCGACATCGTCAACAATGGTGTTACACCACTTGGGGCTGATGTAACGcccgaaaatattattatttgcttaatttagtcatttatgaCTTTTATTGAGATTTTCGCGTTTTGAagtgatttagtcggtattagttcgggatagcgggtcGATGTTTAatcagaaattttaatatttttagtattaataaTATTGATGAGGTAATATGTAGCGTTTTGTGAATTtttcgagtaattaagattagaccgtaaatatgagacactgagtattcagtcggtatattaaaataatcatattttattttaatggtatTTAAGTGgtagtattattttttttattaagagtAGAATAAATTTTGGGTTTAATTAATGACATTTCTAAGTGTTAAGGGGTAGATTTTGTTAGGCCCattaggtggtggtggtggtctcttttgccatttaaaaaaaaaacatagtagAAGCATAGATAGAAAATAGAACCgaggaagagagaaaaaaaagaaggaagacAAGGGTTTGTGAAGAGGAGAAAGGGGACCcaaaagtgttgctctaaagtgtatttttttctcaaaaattctATTGAAGCTTCTTAGAGCTGCACTAAATCCAAGgcaagggtggggttctcttcctataatgagGCTTATAAGCAATTGTATGTTAGAGATTGGAGATTTAGGTTTTTGCTTTGTTGTGTGGATTCTGTTCATAATTGTTGACTGAAATTGTTCTGTAAGATAGAAAATATAATACATGtcgttgttgtggttgttgttatgCTATAAAATATGGGTCTGTGTATTGTTTGATAACGGACGGCACTAGTAGACCGGCACCCATTCATTTTGTTTTGATACAGTTTCACATAAGCACTACtacattattttcttttaattagtgGAATTTATACACGTGGTAGAAAATGTTAAATTGAACTATTATGTATTACAGTAGCGTAGCAGTGCATGATAAGAATGGATCCTTTGGTCAGTAACAGTAGCACTATAATAAAATGcaaaacagtctcgtttgatcgaaatagccgaattaagcggtataattagttgtccggaatttgatgaaaatttacgtggtagctaactttaattagtacattaacgtgatAGCGTTCTTTTGTCGAAATTGGGATATTAATCGgtcaattaaattaatagttgaattaattttcaataagcctatttaattagaataactTAAACTttgattaactattcggtttatcggtaaattacgatatcttgagTATTTAACCGAATGAATTGGATAACCGGTAAAGAATATAATTGTACCCGAATTAACCGGTTTAAGTTATGTTTTAGGGACTTGGTAATATGACTCGAGGTTTGGTAAAGTTGTGAATATTAATGATTTAATCGAagattagataaccggtagtgacgcaGGATATATTCGATTAATTAGCGATTCTTAgttgaataattttggttagttgatggTAGATTAGTGAGTTAAATAAATGACTAATTATAGagaattatgagactaatgtgaattgacttaatgtgttatttgttgtgatataccgaaaTATGACGATGTTGTGATGACTTCGTTAATTCGTGTAACGGAATAATTGTGccgatgtgtcgaaacatgacgatgtttgtgatgaattGTAATACGTGATcttatatatatttgtgatgatgattttgtgactaaatggaggtgaaatattatggtgacgtgaattaactcgaataaatggtaatgtaattgcgatataggcttatgcctcgtgacgatatgtgattttgatgagtatgttTTGTTGTCTTGTTTATCGAgtcacattccatatgcatactatgtgacggcctgaaaactatggcaaacatgacggcctgaaaactatggcaaacatgacgggccgAATGGAAAGTGGtgatgggggctgaagctccgattggtaccacatgcatatacatgagtcatgtctcgtatatttttatgtgattcgtaGCGTGACGTTTATGCTTACATTGTGATTGTATTTTTGTGAATTATTATGTGACGGAAGTATGTGAATTGTGAATAAATGACTTTGTGAATAATATGAGGATatcaatacttgtgaatgcgattaaccgaaGATGTCTAATTTgtgatatataatttatcatgcgctcaattatatgaattgatatctcaccctttctttgtttcgccgttgcctttatattggtaacgtgaaggtgattcgcattgagaggaggttagccgagttggtcttgagtcgttgtcgctctgatacgtagcactcggggggggggggggggggggggggggcgaaCGCGTTAATTTACTTGCTTTTGATCTATTATGTTTTAGCAAATACTTGATTTGTCTTTTGGAGATTGGCACTTTAATTGTGTTAACTATTGAATTATGATGCTACGAATCTTTGAACAAATTGTTGAGGTTGTgttgcacttctatggaagttgttttatgttaAAGACTATTATTTGATGTTGTCGGTTCTTCCGTACTTTATGAaagctatgtatccgctttatgcgacgaggtgattgtCTTTGTGAATGAATATATGATACCTCAATTGTCTcatttgtgaatttttatactctgatttcatttaaattccgcgggtagaattggggtgttacagctgAGGCTACAACTGCACATCATGCTTCATtcaaggaagagaagaagaaagactaCAAAGCATTCTTCTTGATTCATTCTTGTGTTGATAGGGATAATTTCGAAAAGGCTGATGATTTCGAGTCGGCAAAGCAACCTTGGGTGATTTTGGGGAAAGATTAAGACGGGGCTGCTAAGACTAAggttgtgaggttacaaacttAAAAAAGGCAATTCGAGTTAATAAaaatggaagagaaggaaacAATAAATAATTATGTGGCGCGTATTACGCATTTGTTAAATCACATTAAGGCGTGTGAGAAACCATTCTAGAGCAGAATGTTGTGTCAAAAATCTTATGTTCTTTAACGTTAAGATTCGACAATATTGTAGTTGCTATCGAAGGATCTTGCGAGTTTGAGCAAGGATGAGCTTTAAAGTTCACTAGAGGCTCAGGAACAAAGAATGGACGAGAGAGAAAATAATAAGGCAAAGGCGGAGATAGCTTTACAAGCTCGTTTCAATGACAAAAGTAAAGGATCAAAAGGAAAATGAGCTTTGAAAGGGACGCAAAATGTTCAGAATTTTGGTGGAGGTGATTCACAAAATTCGAAGGTTTCGATGGGGAAAAAGGGTGAGATCACCAACTTCAATAGATATAGTGATCTAGGCAACAGGAGAGGCGGAAAACGGAGGAATAAAAGTAAAGTACTGTGCTGAAAATGTAAAAAACTAAGACATTTTTCGAATGAATGTTGTGTAAAATAGAGGCATTCCCAAGGAGATGAAGCTAAGGTTGCTAGGAAAAAGGTAGATGATGAAGATACTCTCTTAGTGATTATTATCTAGGAGTTTTATGGCAGTTTAGAGGTGTTGGACAGTAGCTGTAAGTCTCGGGATAACAGCTGCAATAGTTCGGAAAACAGGGCAGATTTGCATTCAGAACAAAATGTAATGATCTCGGTGCGGGATGGAGTTCAAGGCAGTGATGAATGGTACTTAGATTACAGTTGTTCAACAAATATGACGAGGAGACAGGATTATTTTGTGCAAATCAATCAAGTCATAAAAAGTAGAGTTAAATTCACGGATGATTCTACTCTTGCGGCCGTAGGTGTCGGTGATTTCTTGATCGAGGAGAAGAATGGTGGACATTATATGATCAAGGACGTGTTGTATATTCTGGGTATTAAGTGTAATATTTTGAGTATTGGCCAATTGCTTGAGAAAGGCTACAAAATACGCTTGGAAGACAAGATCGTTGTGGATGCTAGTGGAGTGTTGATACTTAAGGCTCTCATGGCTTTCAATAGGACTTTTAAAGTGGAGTTGAAAGTATTGAAGCATAGGTGCTTAGCTACAGCTCGCGTCGAGAAGAGAGGCTATGGAACTAACGTCATTTGAAATTTCTTGAtctcaaggagttgcaacaaaaCGGTATGGTTACTGGGCTGCCACACATTAACATTTCAGCTAAgttgtgtgaggaatgtgtgaaGGGAAAGAGACATAAGAGGAGCTTTAGCAAGCATGTGGGTCATAGGACCAAAATTCACCTTAAGGTGGTGTATTTCAATGTTTGTGGGCCGCTACAAGTCGACACATATGGTGCAATAGATTTTTGTCACGTTTATCGATGATTATAGTAGAAAGCTATGGACTTACCTTATCAAGAGGAAGGATAAGGTGTTTGATGTGTTCAACAAGTTTAAGACCATGGTGGAGAGGCAATGCGGTCACAAATTGAAGTATTGTGAAGTATTGAGAGTATAATGCATGATATTGTGCCACCCTATACGCCACAAAAAAATGGTATTGCCGAGAGGAAAAATTGCTCGATTATGAACATGGTTCGAGGCATGTTGAGCGGTAAAAATTTATCGAATGAACTATGGGGAGAAGCAGTTTCTACAGCCACCTACTTATTGAATAGATGATCTACCAAGAACCTTGATAAGCTTACATTGGAAGAGGTATGATCCAGATTCAAACTCAATCTAAGTCATTTGAGAGTGTTTGATTCGGTAGCGTATCCACATGTGTCGGGTCAACTTAAAAAGAAGTTGGAAGACAAGGGACATGAGATTATTTTTGTTGCATATCATTCCATAGGTGGTTACAAGCTGTTTGATGCAAGAAATTGGAGGATTGTGATAAGCCAGGACGTTATTTTTGAAGAAACTAGTGATGTCAGTcctagtgtaaccggttaccatcaGACAGTGCAatctggtgtaaccggttaccagtaGAACATAACTCCAACAACTTTGTTTTTTGATGATCTTGTCATTTCTAAAACTGTCATGCAACCCCGAATGAGGTTCGAAACGAGGAAAATCTTAGAAGATCAACAAGAATCTATTAAAAAGATTCCAAGATAACAAAGTCAAGAATGCGAGAGATTCCAAGATAACAAAGTCAAGAATGCGAGAGATTCTAGTGTAACCCCAAAGTGGATTTGTGCAATGAAAGAGGAGTTGGAATCTATTGAAAAGAATGAAGTTTGGGAGTTAGTAGATCTACCGCTTCGAAAGAATCCAATTGGTGTGGGTTGGGTATATAAAGTGAAGGAAAATTGCAAAGGCGAGATAATCATGTATAATGCTCGATTGGTAGCAAAGGGATTTTTGATAATCATGGATAATCATGTTGGTATTTCTAAAAGAACGATTGGGGGACTTATCAAACGAACGTCAAATCTACATTTTTGAACGGTCCGCTCAATGAAGAGGTTTATGTAGAGCATCCCCCCGGATTTATAGTGAAGAATTAAGAGATGAGGTACTACAAATTGCATACatcattgtatggt encodes:
- the LOC131652155 gene encoding uncharacterized protein LOC131652155 produces the protein MGKKGEITNFNRYSDLGNRRGGKRRNKSKEFYGSLEVLDSSCKSRDNSCNSSENRADLHSEQNVMISVRDGVQGSDEWYLDYSCSTNMTRRQDYFVQINQVIKSRVKFTDDSTLAAVGVGDFLIEEKNGGHYMIKDVLYILGIKCNILSIGQLLEKGYKIRLEDKIVVDASGVLILKALMAFNRTFKVELKVLKHRCLATARVEKRGYGTNVI